From a region of the Latilactobacillus sakei genome:
- a CDS encoding DNA-binding response regulator → MIKLYLAEDQQLLNTALAGILELEDDLTMIGTATNGQIALEQIATLQPDVALLDIEMPGLTGLEIARRLHEQQPQVKVIILTTFAQTSYFKQAISAEVAAYLLKDGPSDDLIVAIHSVMAGKTVYAPELVVGLTNQPQNPLSQRETDVLQAVANGLSNKEVARQLFLSDGTVRNYMSMILSKLAASNRIEAIQIARHNGWL, encoded by the coding sequence ATGATTAAACTTTATTTAGCAGAAGATCAACAACTTTTAAATACCGCACTAGCTGGTATTTTAGAGCTAGAAGATGACCTAACAATGATTGGAACCGCCACTAATGGCCAAATCGCCTTGGAACAGATTGCAACCTTACAACCGGATGTCGCTTTACTGGATATCGAGATGCCGGGGTTAACGGGACTTGAAATCGCTCGACGATTGCATGAACAACAGCCACAGGTTAAGGTCATCATTTTAACGACCTTTGCTCAGACTAGTTATTTTAAACAGGCGATTAGTGCTGAAGTTGCCGCTTATCTCTTAAAAGACGGCCCTAGTGATGATTTAATCGTCGCGATTCACTCGGTGATGGCGGGCAAAACAGTCTACGCACCAGAATTAGTGGTCGGCTTAACCAATCAACCGCAAAATCCACTTTCACAACGGGAAACCGATGTTTTGCAGGCGGTGGCCAACGGTTTGAGCAATAAAGAAGTCGCGCGCCAACTCTTCTTATCAGATGGGACCGTCCGTAATTATATGTCGATGATTCTCAGCAAATTAGCCGCCAGCAATCGGATTGAAGCAATCCAAATTGCGCGCCATAATGGCTGGTTATAA